From Solidesulfovibrio sp., a single genomic window includes:
- a CDS encoding efflux RND transporter periplasmic adaptor subunit, translating into MRRKSFLPLLFAILVTGCSGEKPGQAPQPRSVSAPVQAVQRQAVVECRSFPAEVESEQSVTLASKVSGTVEGVAAREGDLLRAGQPILRIDDKDLTSQEQGLQASREQAARERQALAARAALARTTMERLGRLLAQRAVSQEDFDKAKAEYDALARQVEAAGAQEAATAAKLGELAALRAYTRITAPFDGILAKRYVDQGAFVTAGSPLALVDQAGGGFELTAQVDESLLGGLRQGQTILAVVPALAREPFAVTVSAVVGRVDPASRTFKLKCALPASVPGALGQPRAGMFGRVFVPARTAEKLLVPEACLERRGDLPTAVVVDPGGLLRFRVVKTGAVFLAAQFDGRTYLTDSQAFEDAGRERFVDVLSGLAAGERLACAPGAALREGDRLAGAAK; encoded by the coding sequence ATGCGTAGAAAATCCTTTCTCCCGTTGCTCTTCGCCATCCTTGTCACCGGCTGTTCCGGCGAAAAGCCCGGACAGGCGCCCCAGCCGCGTTCGGTTTCCGCCCCCGTGCAGGCCGTGCAGCGCCAGGCGGTGGTCGAATGCCGTTCTTTCCCGGCCGAAGTGGAATCGGAACAGAGCGTCACCTTGGCCAGCAAGGTTTCGGGAACGGTCGAGGGCGTGGCCGCCCGCGAGGGCGACCTGCTGCGCGCCGGCCAGCCGATCCTGCGCATCGACGACAAGGACCTGACCAGCCAGGAGCAGGGGTTGCAGGCCTCCCGGGAACAGGCCGCCCGGGAGCGGCAGGCCCTGGCCGCCCGGGCCGCCCTGGCCAGGACCACCATGGAGCGCCTGGGCCGGCTGCTGGCCCAGCGCGCGGTCAGCCAGGAGGACTTCGACAAGGCCAAGGCCGAATACGACGCCCTGGCCCGACAGGTCGAGGCGGCCGGCGCCCAGGAAGCGGCCACGGCCGCCAAGCTCGGCGAACTGGCCGCCCTGCGGGCCTACACCCGCATCACCGCCCCCTTCGACGGCATCCTGGCCAAGCGGTACGTGGACCAGGGCGCCTTCGTCACGGCCGGCTCCCCCCTGGCCCTGGTCGATCAGGCCGGCGGCGGCTTCGAGCTGACGGCGCAAGTCGACGAGTCGCTTTTGGGCGGCTTGCGCCAGGGACAGACGATCCTGGCCGTGGTGCCGGCCCTGGCCCGGGAGCCCTTCGCCGTGACCGTCTCGGCCGTGGTCGGCCGGGTCGATCCGGCAAGCCGCACCTTCAAGCTCAAGTGCGCCCTGCCGGCCTCCGTGCCCGGGGCCCTGGGCCAGCCCCGGGCCGGCATGTTCGGCCGGGTGTTCGTGCCGGCCCGCACCGCCGAAAAGCTCCTCGTGCCCGAGGCCTGCCTGGAGCGGCGCGGCGACCTGCCCACGGCCGTGGTGGTCGACCCGGGCGGGCTGCTGCGCTTCCGGGTGGTCAAGACCGGGGCGGTGTTTCTGGCGGCGCAATTCGACGGCCGGACCTACCTGACCGATTCCCAGGCCTTCGAGGACGCGGGCCGGGAGCGGTTCGTGGACGTCCTGAGCGGCCTTGCCGCTGGCGAACGCCTGGCCTGCGCCCCCGGGGCGGCCCTGCGCGAGGGCGACCGGCTGGCCGGAGCGGCGAAATGA
- a CDS encoding histidine phosphatase family protein → MSTVYLLRHGAIFQRRPRRFVGQTDFPLTDEGRAQAALWREPLAEVPFAAAVASDLSRCLETAAIVLSGRDIPVRPEPRLREINLGQWEGLTVEEVKERFPGDYERRGQDLAHCRPRDGEGFADVQARAVAAVRELAALDGNVLVVAHGGVNRVLLCHALGLDVSHIFRLGQDYCRLNILAIDGEHWRVDAVNCAPMAPWRFPGP, encoded by the coding sequence GTGAGCACTGTCTACCTGTTGCGCCATGGCGCCATCTTCCAGCGCCGGCCCCGCCGGTTCGTGGGCCAGACCGATTTTCCCCTGACCGACGAGGGCCGGGCGCAGGCCGCCTTGTGGCGCGAGCCCCTGGCCGAGGTGCCCTTCGCGGCCGCCGTGGCCTCGGACCTGTCCCGCTGCCTGGAAACCGCCGCCATCGTCCTGTCCGGCCGCGACATTCCGGTGCGCCCCGAGCCGCGTCTGCGCGAGATCAACCTCGGCCAGTGGGAAGGGCTTACCGTGGAGGAGGTCAAGGAGCGCTTCCCCGGCGACTACGAACGCCGGGGCCAGGACCTGGCCCACTGCCGGCCCCGGGACGGCGAAGGCTTCGCCGACGTCCAGGCCCGGGCCGTGGCCGCCGTGCGCGAGCTGGCCGCCCTGGACGGCAACGTCCTGGTGGTGGCCCACGGCGGCGTCAACCGCGTCCTTCTGTGCCACGCCCTGGGCCTGGACGTGAGCCACATCTTCCGCCTGGGCCAGGACTACTGCCGCCTCAATATCCTGGCCATCGACGGCGAGCACTGGCGCGTGGACGCCGTCAATTGCGCCCCGATGGCCCCCTGGCGCTTTCCCGGCCCCTGA
- a CDS encoding DVU_1551 family NTP transferase: protein MTVTPRFPLACAVILAGGLSSRMGARFKPLLPLGADGDSALAVVAATFRRAGVADILVATGHRGAEVAREAARIGIRSVHNPNYETGMFSTVKAALSALTPGCEAVCVTPVDVPLFRPATVARLLTRLGRPDAPDVVYPAFSGERGHPPCLRAAIVPAVLAHMGNGGLRQALSPFAFEEVPVADANTLADMDTPDDYAALHALAPRRDIPTPAEAEALLALENVPPQGLAHARGVAAVAEALARAVNAGGGSLDIGLVKSAALLHDVGKGRPNHEAVGGQLVAAHGFAAAAPIVAGHRDCLLADDAPVTEREIVYLADKFVLGRWLVPVAARFDQKLDLFAADPEARAAISRRRGNALRVLARLEALMGAKAEAVIDAAGFRPGPPPAEVYTAARERFAARGDA from the coding sequence ATGACCGTGACGCCGCGTTTCCCCCTGGCCTGCGCCGTCATCCTGGCCGGCGGGCTTTCCTCGCGCATGGGCGCGCGCTTCAAGCCCCTGCTTCCCCTGGGCGCCGACGGCGACTCGGCCCTGGCCGTCGTGGCCGCGACCTTCCGCCGGGCCGGCGTGGCCGACATCCTCGTGGCCACGGGTCACCGGGGAGCGGAAGTGGCCAGGGAGGCGGCCCGCATCGGCATCCGCTCGGTCCACAACCCCAACTACGAAACCGGCATGTTCTCCACGGTCAAGGCGGCGCTTTCCGCCCTGACGCCCGGGTGCGAGGCGGTCTGCGTCACCCCCGTCGACGTCCCGCTGTTCCGGCCGGCCACGGTCGCCCGGCTCCTGACGCGCCTTGGCCGGCCCGACGCCCCGGACGTGGTCTACCCGGCCTTTTCCGGCGAGCGAGGGCATCCGCCCTGCCTGCGCGCCGCCATCGTGCCCGCCGTCCTGGCCCATATGGGCAACGGCGGCCTGCGCCAGGCCCTTTCCCCCTTCGCCTTCGAGGAAGTCCCGGTGGCCGACGCCAACACCCTGGCCGACATGGACACCCCGGACGACTACGCCGCCCTCCACGCCCTGGCCCCGCGCCGGGACATCCCCACGCCGGCCGAGGCCGAGGCGCTGCTCGCCCTGGAAAACGTGCCGCCCCAGGGCCTGGCCCATGCCCGGGGCGTGGCCGCCGTGGCCGAGGCCCTGGCCCGGGCCGTAAACGCCGGCGGCGGGAGCCTCGACATCGGCCTGGTCAAATCCGCCGCCCTGCTCCACGACGTGGGCAAGGGCCGACCGAACCACGAAGCCGTCGGCGGGCAGCTCGTCGCCGCCCACGGCTTCGCCGCCGCCGCGCCCATCGTGGCCGGGCACCGCGACTGCCTGCTGGCCGACGACGCCCCCGTCACCGAACGGGAGATCGTCTACCTGGCCGACAAGTTCGTCCTCGGCCGGTGGCTGGTGCCCGTGGCCGCCCGCTTCGACCAGAAGCTGGACCTTTTCGCCGCCGACCCCGAGGCCCGGGCGGCCATCAGCCGCCGCCGGGGCAACGCCCTGCGCGTCCTGGCCCGGTTGGAAGCGCTCATGGGGGCCAAGGCCGAGGCCGTCATCGACGCCGCCGGCTTCCGCCCCGGCCCGCCGCCGGCCGAGGTCTACACGGCGGCCCGCGAACGCTTTGCCGCCCGTGGGGATGCCTGA
- a CDS encoding XdhC family aldehyde oxidoreductase maturation factor, protein MIELIRTINDTLAAGRSLAAVTIVTSQGSTPRTAGSKMLVFADATIAGTVGGGLAEGQAIAAARDVLAQGAPRLIDFDMTGQASQGADLICGGHMRVFLERLSPEPATVALYAALADLLAKGGRGLVLTPLDDGHGFGSCLLLPDAGCIGRDPGEAVRKAARERGRGITAPVVLEQGGRRFFLEPAASPTPLYLCGGGHVSRPTAQIAAMTGFRVTVLDDRPEFANLERFPFAAETAVIDPQAGWFAGRPLGTDAFVVIVTRGHAHDADALAEALATPAAYIGMIGSVSKRDAIYDKMLAQGFTREDLERVKSPIGLPIAAETPEEIAVSILAELIACRAELRP, encoded by the coding sequence ATGATCGAACTCATCCGCACCATCAATGACACCCTGGCCGCCGGACGATCCCTGGCGGCCGTCACCATCGTCACCAGCCAAGGCTCCACCCCGCGCACGGCCGGGTCCAAGATGCTCGTTTTCGCCGACGCAACCATCGCCGGCACGGTGGGCGGCGGCCTGGCCGAGGGTCAGGCCATCGCCGCCGCCAGGGACGTCCTGGCCCAGGGCGCCCCCCGCCTGATCGATTTCGACATGACCGGCCAGGCCAGCCAGGGCGCGGACCTCATCTGCGGCGGCCACATGCGCGTGTTCCTGGAGCGCCTGTCCCCCGAACCGGCCACCGTGGCCCTGTATGCCGCCCTGGCCGACCTGCTGGCCAAGGGGGGGCGGGGGCTCGTGCTCACGCCCCTGGACGACGGGCACGGTTTCGGGAGTTGCCTGCTTTTGCCGGACGCCGGCTGTATCGGCCGCGATCCCGGCGAGGCGGTCCGCAAGGCCGCCAGGGAGAGGGGACGGGGCATCACCGCCCCGGTGGTGCTGGAGCAGGGCGGCCGCAGGTTCTTCCTGGAACCGGCCGCCTCGCCCACACCGCTTTACCTCTGCGGCGGCGGCCACGTCAGCCGGCCCACGGCGCAGATCGCCGCCATGACGGGCTTTCGGGTGACGGTTCTCGACGACCGGCCGGAATTCGCCAACCTCGAGCGCTTCCCCTTTGCCGCCGAAACCGCGGTCATCGACCCGCAGGCGGGCTGGTTCGCCGGCCGGCCCCTCGGCACGGACGCCTTCGTGGTCATCGTCACGCGCGGCCACGCCCACGACGCCGACGCCCTGGCCGAGGCCCTGGCCACGCCGGCCGCCTACATCGGCATGATCGGCTCGGTGTCCAAGCGCGACGCCATCTACGACAAGATGCTGGCCCAAGGGTTCACCCGCGAGGACCTCGAACGGGTCAAGAGCCCCATCGGCCTGCCCATCGCCGCCGAAACCCCGGAAGAGATCGCCGTGAGCATCCTGGCCGAACTGATCGCCTGCCGCGCCGAACTGCGGCCATGA
- a CDS encoding DVU_1553 family AMP-dependent CoA ligase — protein sequence MRLSPVDALVAAGLGRPGEAPTPQALAGWRLAALGRAVRHAAQSPFYRERLGVLPEDFPRSLAVFQRLPFTVPDDLTEAHGRFLAVSQDEVARMVTLSTSGTTGAPKRVGFTDADIEDIRRFFHSGIATLVEPGDTVLILMPGARPASIGDLLCQTLPRLSARGLLGDPTGDPRHLRQALLEHKPEVLVAAPSQIRRALDDEAACAAARETLRNVLLSAEALPDGWKALVTERFGATVFDHYGATEMGYGGGVECEAFCGYHLRETEIFFEVVDMATGAPLPEGHVGEVVFTTLTRRGMPFVRYRTGDAARFLRGPCPCGSALRRLGPILGRIEHGPSGPQLVNPAKGAAIRP from the coding sequence ATGCGCCTAAGCCCCGTGGATGCGCTGGTGGCGGCGGGGCTTGGCCGGCCGGGCGAAGCGCCGACGCCGCAGGCCCTGGCGGGCTGGCGGCTGGCCGCCCTGGGCCGGGCCGTGCGCCACGCGGCCCAATCCCCCTTCTACCGGGAACGCCTGGGCGTGCTGCCCGAGGATTTTCCCCGCTCCCTGGCCGTGTTCCAGCGCCTGCCGTTCACCGTCCCGGACGACCTGACCGAGGCCCACGGCCGGTTTCTGGCCGTGTCCCAGGACGAGGTGGCCCGCATGGTGACGCTTTCCACCTCCGGCACCACCGGCGCGCCCAAGCGCGTGGGATTCACCGACGCCGACATCGAGGACATCCGCAGATTTTTCCATAGCGGCATCGCCACCCTGGTCGAGCCCGGCGACACGGTGCTCATCCTCATGCCCGGCGCGCGCCCGGCCAGCATCGGCGACCTGCTGTGCCAGACGCTGCCCCGGCTCTCGGCCCGGGGCCTGCTCGGCGACCCGACCGGCGACCCGCGCCACCTGCGCCAGGCCCTGCTCGAACACAAACCCGAGGTTCTGGTGGCCGCGCCGTCCCAGATCCGCCGCGCCCTGGACGACGAGGCCGCCTGCGCCGCCGCCCGGGAGACGCTTCGCAACGTGCTGCTGTCCGCCGAGGCCCTGCCCGACGGCTGGAAGGCGCTGGTGACCGAGCGGTTCGGCGCCACCGTCTTCGACCACTACGGGGCCACGGAAATGGGCTACGGCGGCGGGGTGGAATGCGAGGCCTTTTGCGGCTACCATCTGCGCGAAACGGAAATCTTCTTCGAAGTGGTGGACATGGCCACCGGCGCCCCCCTGCCCGAGGGCCACGTCGGGGAAGTGGTCTTCACGACGCTGACCCGGCGCGGCATGCCCTTCGTGCGCTACCGCACCGGCGACGCCGCCCGGTTCCTGCGCGGCCCCTGCCCTTGCGGCAGCGCCCTGCGCCGCCTGGGGCCCATCCTGGGACGCATCGAACACGGCCCGAGCGGTCCCCAACTCGTCAACCCGGCCAAGGGAGCGGCCATACGCCCATGA
- the trsS gene encoding radical SAM (seleno)protein TrsS, whose protein sequence is MTAPSGFFPTASVCPVCLRRVAARREVDGADGYIVKTCPEHGEFRVRFWHGPPGLSGWNRPKVPGEPPPRLTESRLGCPHDCGLCPEHGQRTCTALFEITERCNLRCPVCFAAAGEAPAADPAVSDLAARFAAIFAAVGPVNVQLSGGEPTVRDDLAEVVAACREAGFAFVQLNTNGLRLADDPGLAARLAAAGLVSVFLQFDGDDEACRVLRGAPLLAKKIRAIDACVAAGLGVVLVPTVAPGVNDGQLGDIVRLARAKAPGVRGVHFQPVSSFGRFPWDTGAGARVTLPDLMRGLEEQTGGMIRAGHFHPPGCEHSLCSFSQPYLLEGEAGLVPAPSASQACCSPAPAIAADEGARRAKGFVARQWAAPTFAPHPAGPADDFDRFLADAATSRRFTVSAMAFQDAWTLDLERTRGCCIHVATPDNRLVPFCLYNLTAEDGRTLHRGRESCA, encoded by the coding sequence GTGACCGCGCCTTCCGGTTTTTTTCCGACCGCGAGTGTCTGCCCGGTGTGCCTGCGCCGGGTGGCCGCCCGGCGCGAGGTCGACGGCGCCGACGGCTACATCGTCAAGACCTGCCCCGAGCACGGCGAGTTCCGCGTCCGTTTCTGGCACGGCCCACCCGGCCTTTCCGGCTGGAACCGTCCCAAGGTTCCCGGGGAACCGCCACCCAGGCTCACCGAATCGCGTCTGGGCTGCCCCCACGACTGCGGCCTGTGCCCGGAACACGGCCAGCGCACCTGCACGGCCCTGTTCGAGATCACGGAGCGGTGCAACCTGCGCTGTCCGGTCTGCTTCGCCGCCGCCGGGGAGGCGCCCGCCGCCGATCCGGCCGTTTCCGATCTGGCCGCGCGCTTTGCGGCCATCTTCGCCGCCGTCGGCCCGGTCAACGTCCAGCTCTCCGGCGGCGAACCCACGGTGCGCGACGACCTGGCCGAGGTGGTGGCCGCCTGCCGGGAGGCCGGCTTCGCCTTTGTCCAGCTCAATACCAACGGCCTGCGCCTGGCCGACGACCCGGGCCTGGCCGCGCGCCTGGCCGCGGCCGGGCTGGTGTCGGTTTTTTTGCAGTTCGACGGCGACGACGAGGCCTGCCGCGTCCTTCGCGGCGCGCCGCTTCTGGCGAAAAAAATCAGGGCCATCGACGCCTGCGTGGCCGCCGGGCTGGGCGTGGTCCTCGTGCCGACGGTGGCGCCCGGGGTCAACGACGGCCAGCTCGGCGACATCGTCCGCCTGGCCCGGGCCAAGGCCCCGGGCGTGCGCGGCGTGCATTTCCAGCCCGTCAGCTCCTTCGGCCGCTTTCCCTGGGACACCGGGGCCGGCGCGCGCGTGACGCTCCCCGACCTCATGCGGGGCCTGGAGGAACAAACCGGCGGTATGATCCGGGCCGGCCATTTCCATCCCCCGGGCTGCGAGCATTCTCTGTGTTCGTTTTCCCAGCCCTATCTCCTGGAGGGCGAAGCGGGCCTCGTGCCGGCGCCGTCGGCCAGCCAGGCCTGCTGTTCGCCGGCCCCGGCCATTGCCGCCGACGAGGGCGCCCGCCGGGCCAAGGGCTTCGTGGCCCGGCAGTGGGCCGCGCCGACCTTTGCGCCGCATCCCGCCGGCCCGGCCGACGATTTCGACCGTTTCCTGGCCGACGCCGCCACTTCGCGCCGCTTCACCGTCTCGGCCATGGCCTTCCAGGACGCCTGGACGCTGGACCTCGAACGCACGCGCGGCTGCTGCATCCACGTGGCCACGCCCGACAACCGGCTGGTGCCCTTTTGCCTCTATAACCTCACGGCCGAGGACGGCCGCACGCTCCACCGGGGCCGCGAGTCATGCGCCTAA
- a CDS encoding DVU_1555 family C-GCAxxG-C-C protein, whose translation MNPTMLEIMPLAAKNYCCSQILMLLALQAQGVENWELVRATSGVCHGMGASGQTCGILTGGCLVLGLYVGRGREEELPNDRADLIVTEYVDWFTERVTPEYGGITCQAILGDGKPDVTRCGGLLADAWTQLLTILTEAGIDPSQPRD comes from the coding sequence ATGAATCCCACCATGCTTGAGATCATGCCCCTGGCCGCGAAAAACTATTGCTGCAGCCAGATCCTCATGCTCCTGGCCCTGCAGGCCCAGGGCGTCGAAAACTGGGAGCTCGTGCGGGCCACCTCGGGCGTGTGCCACGGCATGGGCGCCTCGGGCCAGACCTGCGGGATACTCACCGGCGGCTGCCTGGTGCTCGGGCTCTACGTCGGCCGGGGCCGCGAGGAGGAACTGCCCAACGACCGGGCCGACCTTATCGTCACGGAATACGTGGACTGGTTCACCGAGCGGGTCACCCCGGAGTACGGCGGCATCACCTGCCAGGCGATCCTGGGCGACGGCAAGCCCGACGTCACCCGTTGCGGCGGCCTTTTGGCCGACGCCTGGACCCAGCTCCTGACCATTTTGACCGAAGCCGGTATCGACCCGTCGCAGCCCAGGGATTGA
- the trsM gene encoding DVU_1556 family methyltransferase, whose protein sequence is MTQPAAPYERADFRCVAGDALRPGGLALTERALDACRFAPGATVLDLGCGPGLTLERLTGAGLFAVGLDPSPAFSAEAAASGPVARGRGQALPLRDASLDGVFCECVLSATGDAAACLGEIARVLRPGGRLVVSDLYLRAGGPPGPDAAGCLAGAVPRDVLAAGLLRAGFAIERFEDHTRLLTELACRLTFALGSAKSVVAMITGRDPACAGGPRPRLGYCLIVAAKETP, encoded by the coding sequence GTGACGCAGCCGGCCGCGCCGTACGAGCGGGCGGATTTCCGCTGCGTGGCCGGCGACGCCTTGCGCCCCGGCGGCCTGGCCCTCACTGAGCGGGCCTTGGACGCCTGCCGCTTCGCTCCCGGCGCCACGGTCCTCGACCTCGGCTGCGGCCCCGGGCTGACCCTGGAGCGCCTGACCGGGGCCGGGCTTTTCGCCGTGGGCCTCGATCCGTCGCCGGCGTTTTCGGCCGAGGCCGCCGCCAGCGGCCCCGTCGCGCGCGGGCGCGGCCAGGCTCTGCCCCTTCGCGACGCAAGCCTGGACGGCGTTTTTTGCGAATGCGTGCTGTCGGCCACGGGCGACGCGGCAGCCTGCCTGGGCGAGATCGCCCGGGTGCTGCGCCCGGGCGGCAGGCTCGTCGTCTCCGACCTGTACCTGCGCGCCGGCGGGCCGCCGGGTCCCGACGCGGCCGGCTGCCTGGCCGGGGCCGTGCCCCGCGACGTCCTGGCCGCCGGGCTGCTCCGGGCCGGTTTCGCCATCGAGCGTTTCGAAGACCATACCCGGCTGTTGACCGAACTGGCCTGCCGGCTGACCTTTGCCCTGGGCTCGGCCAAAAGCGTTGTCGCCATGATCACGGGCCGCGATCCGGCTTGCGCCGGCGGACCTCGCCCGCGCCTCGGCTATTGCCTGATCGTCGCCGCCAAGGAGACGCCATGA
- a CDS encoding DVU_1557 family redox protein, producing MNDSLVYLPQSGDWVCASCDGPLSPTDTAVTYLEGGFTITVLACPKCGLSLLPEYVAVGKMLEVEQLLEDK from the coding sequence ATGAACGATTCGCTCGTCTATCTGCCGCAGTCCGGCGACTGGGTTTGCGCTTCGTGCGACGGCCCGCTTTCGCCCACGGACACGGCCGTCACCTACCTCGAAGGCGGCTTCACCATCACCGTGCTGGCCTGCCCCAAATGCGGCCTGTCGCTGCTGCCCGAGTACGTGGCCGTGGGCAAGATGCTCGAGGTGGAGCAACTGCTGGAGGACAAGTAG
- a CDS encoding pyridine nucleotide-disulfide oxidoreductase/dicluster-binding protein, with the protein MNQQDLRTIEARCIEEEQPKCQAACPIHVDIRAFMTKMAAGDLAGARKVLDRTMPLPGVLARICDHPCEAACIRGQVGGAIAVGALERTCAMATASGGKPLCMPQKGKRVAALGGDLSALTLAWDLAKKGFAVTLFVARPTAGGILNEISPDVLPPAVLAEALETLGRMGVAFKTGQPLDAAQLEAVRHDFDAVYVECAKEANPLGASRDDADPLTLEFGPPGVFCGGWPADDGSRSIMRLVADGRRAATSIDRLLTGSTLTASREKEGACPTRSFTSLKDVPAVPRLEPTDPVTGFAPDQAKAEAARCLQCDCMECVKVCEYLKHYKGYPKLYARQIYNNLSIVLGNHSMNKMIDSCTLCGLCTEVCPEDFSMAELCLDSRRDMVNRGKMPPAAHEFALEDLAFSNGPDFALLRAEPGQTTCSHLFFPGCQLGGDPNARIPEAYAFLRAKLAGGVGLALGCCGAPALWAGRQTLFEEVVAAFRTQWESLGRPRLVTACASCLAVFRQAAPDIPAVSLWQVLNDETGLPEAAGFTPDGPLAVHDSCTARHDATAQAAVRALLGKRGLAFEELPLSGRYTECCGFGGLVGNAHPELAKAITERRAAASPRDFLATCAMCRDRLAHVGKRAYHLLDLLFPGPGAADPATRPDPGFSLRHETRARLRRHLLATVWNEPTDPKAPAGPDFTVSPEVRAVMEARHILDDDVKRTLAHAESTGRKFRNRENGHFLASFTPHRVTYWVEYVMEGATARVFTAYSHRMTVAGVGK; encoded by the coding sequence ATGAATCAGCAGGACCTGCGGACCATCGAAGCCCGGTGTATCGAGGAAGAACAGCCCAAATGCCAGGCCGCCTGTCCCATCCACGTGGACATCCGGGCCTTTATGACCAAGATGGCCGCCGGCGACCTTGCCGGCGCGCGCAAGGTCCTCGATCGCACCATGCCGCTGCCCGGCGTGCTTGCCCGCATCTGCGACCATCCCTGCGAGGCCGCCTGCATCCGCGGGCAGGTCGGCGGGGCCATCGCCGTCGGCGCCCTGGAACGGACCTGCGCCATGGCCACCGCCTCCGGCGGCAAGCCGCTGTGCATGCCCCAGAAAGGCAAGCGCGTGGCCGCCCTGGGCGGAGACCTCAGCGCCCTGACCCTGGCCTGGGACCTGGCCAAGAAAGGCTTCGCCGTCACCCTGTTCGTCGCCAGGCCGACCGCCGGCGGCATCCTCAACGAAATTTCCCCCGATGTGCTGCCTCCGGCCGTGCTCGCCGAGGCCCTGGAAACCCTCGGCCGCATGGGCGTGGCCTTCAAGACCGGCCAGCCCCTCGACGCCGCCCAGCTGGAAGCGGTCCGGCACGACTTCGACGCCGTCTATGTGGAATGCGCCAAGGAGGCCAATCCCCTGGGCGCCTCCCGCGACGACGCCGATCCGCTGACCCTGGAATTCGGCCCGCCGGGCGTTTTTTGCGGCGGCTGGCCGGCCGATGACGGCAGCCGTTCCATCATGCGCCTCGTGGCCGACGGCCGACGCGCCGCCACCTCCATCGACCGGCTGCTGACCGGCTCGACCCTGACCGCCAGCCGGGAAAAGGAAGGCGCCTGTCCCACCCGGTCGTTCACGAGCCTCAAGGATGTTCCCGCCGTGCCCCGCCTGGAGCCGACCGACCCGGTGACCGGCTTCGCCCCGGATCAGGCCAAGGCCGAGGCGGCCCGATGCCTGCAGTGCGACTGCATGGAGTGCGTCAAGGTCTGCGAGTACCTCAAGCACTACAAAGGCTACCCCAAGCTCTACGCCCGCCAGATCTACAACAACCTGTCGATCGTTCTGGGCAACCACTCCATGAACAAGATGATCGACTCGTGCACCCTGTGCGGGCTGTGCACCGAGGTCTGCCCCGAGGACTTCTCCATGGCCGAGCTGTGCCTGGACTCGCGCCGCGACATGGTCAACCGCGGCAAGATGCCCCCGGCCGCCCACGAGTTCGCCCTGGAGGACCTGGCCTTTTCCAATGGCCCGGACTTCGCGCTCCTCCGCGCCGAACCCGGTCAGACGACGTGTTCCCACCTCTTTTTCCCGGGCTGCCAGCTCGGCGGCGACCCGAACGCCCGCATTCCCGAGGCCTACGCCTTTTTGCGGGCCAAACTCGCCGGCGGCGTGGGCCTGGCCCTGGGCTGCTGCGGCGCGCCGGCCCTGTGGGCCGGACGGCAGACGCTGTTCGAGGAGGTCGTGGCCGCCTTCAGGACCCAGTGGGAAAGCCTGGGCAGGCCGCGCCTCGTCACCGCCTGCGCCTCCTGCCTGGCCGTTTTCCGCCAGGCCGCGCCGGACATCCCGGCCGTGTCCCTGTGGCAGGTCCTCAACGACGAGACCGGCCTGCCCGAGGCCGCCGGCTTCACGCCGGACGGCCCGCTGGCCGTTCACGACTCCTGTACCGCGCGCCACGACGCCACGGCCCAAGCCGCCGTGCGCGCCCTTCTCGGAAAACGCGGCCTCGCCTTCGAGGAACTGCCCCTTTCCGGCCGCTACACCGAATGCTGCGGCTTCGGGGGACTGGTGGGCAACGCCCATCCCGAGCTGGCCAAGGCCATCACCGAACGTCGGGCCGCCGCCAGCCCCCGCGACTTCCTGGCCACCTGCGCCATGTGCCGCGACCGGCTGGCCCATGTGGGCAAGCGGGCCTACCACCTCCTCGACCTGCTGTTCCCGGGCCCCGGCGCCGCCGATCCGGCGACACGGCCCGATCCCGGCTTTTCCCTGCGCCACGAGACCCGGGCGCGCCTTCGCCGGCACCTGCTGGCCACGGTGTGGAACGAACCCACCGATCCCAAGGCGCCGGCCGGGCCGGATTTCACGGTCAGCCCGGAAGTGCGGGCTGTCATGGAAGCCCGCCACATCCTCGACGACGACGTCAAACGCACCCTGGCCCACGCCGAATCGACGGGACGCAAGTTCCGCAACCGCGAAAACGGCCATTTCCTGGCCAGCTTCACGCCCCATCGCGTCACCTACTGGGTGGAATACGTCATGGAAGGCGCCACGGCCCGCGTCTTCACCGCCTACAGCCACCGCATGACCGTCGCCGGCGTGGGGAAGTAG